The following coding sequences lie in one Treponema sp. OMZ 790 genomic window:
- the ruvC gene encoding crossover junction endodeoxyribonuclease RuvC, whose protein sequence is MGILKAASNKKNLKPCVIGIDPGLANTGYGIISFSNNRFECIEYGAICTDSHLPQGERLLKIFDKVSELIAKYRPKEAGIETLYFAKNATSAMSVSEARGVVLLALAQGGVRVGEYAPNSIKKAVTGIAQAEKKQVQEAVKLILGLKEIPKPDHAADALAAAITKINLGDVGEVQAYV, encoded by the coding sequence ATGGGTATTTTAAAAGCAGCTTCAAATAAAAAAAATCTCAAACCCTGCGTGATAGGGATTGATCCGGGCTTGGCAAATACGGGTTATGGAATTATAAGCTTTTCGAATAACCGCTTTGAATGTATAGAATACGGCGCAATATGTACAGACTCTCATCTTCCGCAAGGGGAGAGGCTCTTAAAAATCTTCGATAAGGTTTCCGAGCTCATTGCAAAATACAGGCCTAAGGAGGCCGGTATTGAAACCCTCTATTTTGCCAAAAATGCTACGAGCGCTATGTCCGTTTCGGAGGCCCGAGGTGTGGTTCTTTTGGCCTTGGCCCAAGGGGGAGTGAGGGTAGGGGAGTATGCTCCGAATTCCATAAAGAAGGCTGTAACGGGAATCGCTCAAGCCGAAAAAAAGCAGGTACAGGAAGCGGTAAAATTAATTTTAGGTTTAAAGGAAATTCCTAAGCCCGACCATGCAGCCGATGCTTTGGCCGCAGCCATTACAAAAATAAATTTGGGAGATGTAGGGGAGGTGCAAGCCTATGTTTAA
- the ruvA gene encoding Holliday junction branch migration protein RuvA, with translation MFNSISGLLSGKTTDSVYVENSGIEWEIFVSALALDAFSPVGREVKVYTWLYHREDQMRLFGFPNQAERSLFLDLTKVEGVGPRQALKIMSGLNASSLEKALEEGDLDTLQKAPGVGKKTAQKMILALKGKLTNLNETSSKGQALVSSEYEDIVRALTDMGFERKSVITQVEKIAEEMKAAGSDPLKNEEELFRRSIVALS, from the coding sequence ATGTTTAACAGTATTTCGGGACTTTTAAGCGGTAAGACTACCGATTCGGTCTATGTTGAAAATTCGGGCATTGAATGGGAAATCTTTGTTTCGGCCCTGGCCCTCGATGCTTTCAGCCCTGTGGGAAGGGAAGTGAAGGTCTATACATGGCTTTATCACAGGGAAGATCAGATGAGGCTTTTCGGTTTTCCCAACCAAGCCGAGCGCTCTCTATTTTTGGATCTTACAAAGGTTGAGGGGGTAGGGCCGCGTCAAGCCTTAAAGATAATGTCGGGCTTAAATGCTTCTTCTCTTGAAAAAGCCTTGGAAGAGGGAGACCTTGACACCCTTCAAAAGGCCCCCGGAGTAGGTAAAAAGACGGCTCAAAAAATGATTCTTGCCTTAAAAGGAAAACTCACCAATTTAAACGAGACTTCCTCAAAGGGGCAGGCTTTAGTTTCTTCCGAATACGAAGACATTGTAAGGGCCTTAACCGATATGGGCTTTGAAAGAAAATCCGTCATCACCCAAGTCGAAAAAATAGCCGAAGAAATGAAGGCCGCAGGTTCCGATCCTCTTAAAAACGAAGAAGAACTTTTTAGACGTTCAATCGTCGCTTTAAGCTGA
- a CDS encoding DUF4097 family beta strand repeat-containing protein, which yields MNKIGKTVLIIFLGLMLVGIGYILGGRLFYKSKHRIRERNFIDRAYNKIMSAAGNIEDMADDIEDAAENIESLGDDMNEYFGDEYEKAETISLNGIKNFYLKSEVAEVRIEIIDKEDEAYYKIYRINPKYFDVEKKGDTISFEDNTPSKFFKTIGFNFKKHSAKIYIGLPRNMVFNNFEIKSGVGELDIHNINIEKFTLSAGVGEVNIYDAKIEKEAAIRAGVGEVNFKDSIVKNMDVRSGVGSFSFSGKALGKTSIKGGIGEADLKIDGSAKDYDFDVSAGLGEVRINGKKSKTFLADRQKETGAENTITVKGGIGSVSIRFKD from the coding sequence ATGAATAAAATAGGAAAGACGGTTTTAATTATTTTTTTGGGACTTATGCTTGTCGGCATAGGTTATATTTTAGGCGGAAGACTTTTTTATAAATCTAAGCATAGAATCCGTGAAAGGAATTTTATTGACAGAGCTTATAATAAAATAATGTCGGCAGCAGGAAACATAGAAGATATGGCAGATGATATAGAAGATGCCGCAGAAAATATTGAATCTTTGGGGGATGATATGAACGAGTATTTTGGAGATGAGTACGAAAAGGCTGAAACCATCAGCCTAAACGGGATTAAGAATTTTTATCTTAAATCGGAAGTTGCAGAAGTCAGGATCGAAATAATCGATAAAGAAGATGAAGCTTATTATAAGATTTACCGAATTAATCCCAAATATTTTGATGTAGAAAAAAAAGGAGACACAATCAGCTTTGAAGACAACACACCTTCAAAATTCTTTAAAACCATAGGTTTTAATTTTAAAAAACATTCTGCAAAAATATATATCGGTCTGCCGCGAAACATGGTATTTAATAATTTTGAAATAAAAAGCGGAGTCGGCGAACTGGATATTCATAATATAAATATAGAAAAATTTACTCTTTCAGCCGGAGTCGGAGAAGTAAATATTTATGACGCAAAGATAGAAAAAGAAGCTGCCATCAGAGCCGGGGTTGGAGAAGTCAACTTTAAAGACTCAATCGTAAAAAATATGGATGTAAGATCGGGTGTGGGTTCTTTTAGTTTTTCAGGTAAGGCATTAGGTAAAACGTCTATCAAAGGCGGCATAGGCGAAGCAGACCTTAAAATAGACGGCTCTGCAAAAGATTATGACTTTGATGTAAGTGCAGGCTTAGGCGAAGTACGCATAAACGGTAAAAAATCAAAGACCTTTTTAGCCGATAGACAAAAAGAAACAGGTGCCGAAAACACAATCACCGTCAAAGGCGGAATAGGCTCGGTAAGCATCAGGTTTAAAGATTAA
- a CDS encoding DUF1700 domain-containing protein, which produces MKRREFIEELEDRLRHLPYKDRKEAVKFYEEYFDEAGVENEQNVINELRSPAHIASKILSDYAVKEAEGARKSARGGLRAIWFTILGIFAAPIAIPVAVALTIVIVLLCVGLCVACVALIFGGGILAVFGFGMLFVDFGTGVLLIGLILVAIGLTRLLYFFVTAIIKKISQLVKKI; this is translated from the coding sequence ATGAAAAGAAGGGAATTTATAGAAGAACTTGAAGACAGGCTCCGGCACCTGCCCTACAAAGACAGGAAAGAAGCCGTCAAATTCTATGAAGAATATTTTGATGAGGCAGGAGTTGAAAATGAGCAAAACGTAATAAATGAGCTTAGAAGTCCGGCCCACATTGCTTCAAAAATTCTTTCGGACTATGCCGTAAAAGAAGCCGAAGGAGCAAGAAAATCGGCAAGAGGAGGTTTAAGAGCCATCTGGTTTACAATCCTCGGAATCTTTGCAGCTCCGATTGCTATTCCGGTGGCTGTAGCACTCACAATAGTAATAGTCCTATTATGCGTAGGGCTTTGTGTTGCATGTGTTGCTCTAATTTTTGGAGGAGGCATTTTAGCAGTATTCGGTTTCGGTATGCTTTTTGTAGACTTCGGTACGGGCGTTCTTTTGATAGGACTCATTTTGGTAGCCATAGGTCTTACGAGGCTTTTGTATTTCTTTGTCACTGCGATTATAAAAAAGATATCGCAGCTGGTAAAAAAAATCTAA
- a CDS encoding DUF4097 family beta strand repeat-containing protein, whose translation MTKDQFLTELNSYLSVLKPEDRKNTIEFYEEYFEDAENEEAAIEELGSPKKLAEEIIDFHKASYKGENTEISKQFSPDENISEIVLNITAASVSINASQKEKIEYITQNIADDDFSAKIENGKLIIKEKPVFFFSKKGFTAFLENCNINTSFNTGKREISINIPENTNLVKLEFNSQMGSLKIEDVNIEVIEGYTTCGNFSVKSGLHKNIDFNTSAGSIKMSDLDIESMKLSSSAGSIKFENIKSDNISASTGAGTIDFTKTESSYIKANSGAGNITGNELKSDRGKFNTGAGTNKFQKCDFNEAILNTGAGSIIFQGNLHSYAKINSGIGPVDLNLPKEIENYDISISSNQGSIKLNGKNIERGGDRINLGSKNANTNIKINTSFGKIKIITKEGE comes from the coding sequence ATGACAAAGGATCAATTTTTAACGGAACTCAATTCTTATCTTTCGGTTTTAAAACCTGAGGACAGAAAAAATACGATCGAGTTTTATGAAGAATATTTTGAGGATGCCGAAAACGAAGAGGCTGCAATTGAAGAACTCGGCTCTCCGAAAAAACTGGCCGAAGAAATAATAGATTTTCATAAGGCTTCATATAAAGGAGAAAACACCGAAATTTCAAAACAATTTTCTCCGGATGAAAACATCTCGGAAATTGTTTTAAACATAACGGCTGCGAGCGTTTCGATAAATGCTTCACAAAAAGAAAAAATTGAGTATATTACTCAAAACATCGCAGATGATGATTTTTCGGCGAAGATTGAAAACGGTAAGCTTATAATAAAGGAAAAACCGGTTTTCTTTTTCAGCAAAAAAGGTTTTACCGCATTTTTGGAAAACTGTAATATAAACACCTCTTTTAATACAGGCAAAAGAGAAATCTCCATAAACATTCCCGAAAATACAAATCTTGTAAAGCTCGAATTTAATTCGCAGATGGGTTCTTTAAAAATAGAAGATGTAAATATAGAAGTTATTGAAGGTTATACGACTTGCGGAAATTTTTCGGTAAAAAGCGGTCTACATAAAAATATAGATTTTAATACTTCCGCCGGCTCTATAAAGATGAGCGATTTGGATATTGAAAGCATGAAGCTTTCTTCTTCGGCAGGTTCCATTAAATTCGAAAACATAAAGTCTGACAATATCTCTGCTTCGACAGGAGCCGGAACAATCGATTTTACAAAAACCGAAAGCTCTTACATCAAGGCAAATTCGGGAGCCGGAAATATAACCGGAAATGAATTAAAATCGGATAGAGGAAAATTCAATACAGGAGCGGGAACGAATAAATTCCAAAAATGCGATTTTAATGAAGCTATATTAAACACCGGAGCAGGAAGCATAATATTCCAAGGAAATTTACACAGTTATGCTAAAATCAATTCCGGCATAGGGCCGGTAGATCTTAATTTACCGAAAGAAATAGAAAATTACGATATAAGTATTTCTTCAAACCAAGGCAGCATAAAACTGAACGGGAAAAATATAGAAAGAGGAGGCGACAGGATAAATCTCGGAAGTAAAAATGCAAACACAAATATAAAAATCAACACAAGCTTCGGAAAAATTAAAATAATTACCAAGGAAGGAGAATAA
- a CDS encoding PadR family transcriptional regulator: protein MIFSINTGLLEACVLALLKDSDSYGYKLTQDVKSLLPISESTLYPVLKRLQTSGYLETYDQPIDGRNRKYYKITPAGLRQHELYIEEWKSYKDLIDKIFKGTAL from the coding sequence ATGATTTTTTCGATAAACACCGGTTTGCTTGAAGCCTGCGTTTTGGCTCTTTTAAAAGATTCGGATTCTTACGGTTACAAGCTGACGCAGGACGTTAAAAGCCTTCTTCCCATATCGGAATCCACCTTATACCCGGTCTTAAAAAGGCTGCAAACAAGCGGATATCTGGAGACCTATGACCAGCCGATTGACGGAAGAAACCGCAAATACTACAAAATAACTCCTGCTGGTTTAAGGCAGCATGAGCTTTATATTGAAGAATGGAAATCCTATAAGGATTTAATAGATAAAATTTTTAAGGGCACAGCCCTTTAG
- a CDS encoding Na+/H+ antiporter family protein — translation MINPLIFSVLILTVLCLFKVNVMISIIISGLLGGLVGGLSLTAAMEAMLDGMGDNVETALSYVLLGVLAASISETSIVEFITVKISRHLNNRKYLLLFLFLIFGTLSQTILPVHIAWIPIVIPPILVIMNSMKLDRRAVACNLTFSMKWSYFVFPVGFGFIFHSIVSKAMTENGLPFKAGDVWKAMIIPAIALVIGWLISIFISYRKPRDYEQRNFEFNMDYEIQFKRKEWFAIFAIVVGCVVQILTQSMPLGCIAGIIILLISGNIDLQNADAKIAHGIRLMGSLAFIMLVAGGFAKIIIETGSLDTLVASSIALVGNNKFLGALVMLLIGLAITMGIGTSFGTIPIIATLYVPFGLKLGFSPLAIACLVGTAGALGDAGAPASDITMGPTSGLNADKQHNHIWDTCVPTFLHFNIPLLIAGLIAAMIL, via the coding sequence ATGATAAATCCTTTAATATTTTCTGTTTTAATCTTGACGGTTTTGTGTTTGTTCAAGGTTAATGTTATGATTTCTATCATTATTTCAGGTCTGCTCGGCGGCTTGGTAGGAGGCTTAAGTCTTACAGCAGCTATGGAGGCAATGCTTGACGGTATGGGCGATAATGTAGAAACAGCCCTCTCTTACGTTTTGCTGGGTGTGCTGGCGGCTTCAATAAGCGAAACTTCTATTGTAGAATTTATTACGGTAAAAATTTCTAGACATTTGAATAACAGAAAATACTTACTATTGTTTTTGTTTTTAATATTCGGAACGTTGAGTCAGACTATATTGCCTGTTCACATTGCTTGGATCCCTATCGTTATTCCTCCTATTTTGGTTATAATGAACAGTATGAAGCTCGACAGACGTGCCGTTGCTTGTAATTTAACATTTTCAATGAAGTGGTCTTATTTTGTATTTCCCGTGGGATTTGGGTTTATTTTTCACTCGATTGTTTCAAAAGCAATGACGGAAAACGGATTGCCTTTTAAGGCCGGTGATGTTTGGAAGGCGATGATTATTCCTGCTATTGCGCTAGTTATAGGCTGGCTGATTTCCATTTTTATATCTTATAGAAAACCGAGAGATTATGAACAAAGAAATTTTGAATTTAATATGGATTATGAAATACAATTTAAGCGGAAAGAATGGTTTGCTATTTTTGCAATAGTTGTCGGCTGTGTAGTACAAATACTAACCCAGTCAATGCCGTTAGGCTGTATTGCAGGTATAATTATTTTGCTTATAAGCGGAAATATTGATTTGCAAAATGCGGATGCAAAGATAGCTCACGGTATAAGATTAATGGGAAGCCTTGCTTTTATTATGCTGGTTGCAGGAGGTTTTGCAAAGATTATAATAGAAACCGGCAGCCTTGATACCCTTGTTGCTTCCAGTATCGCATTGGTAGGAAACAATAAATTCCTCGGTGCTTTGGTTATGCTTTTAATAGGCTTAGCCATCACAATGGGAATAGGTACATCATTCGGAACCATTCCGATTATTGCCACATTATATGTACCCTTCGGCTTAAAACTCGGCTTCAGTCCTCTTGCAATTGCCTGTCTTGTAGGAACGGCCGGTGCATTGGGAGATGCCGGTGCTCCTGCTTCGGACATAACAATGGGGCCGACGAGCGGTTTAAATGCCGATAAACAGCATAATCATATTTGGGATACCTGTGTGCCGACATTCTTGCACTTTAATATCCCGCTTTTAATTGCAGGCTTAATTGCTGCCATGATTCTATAA
- a CDS encoding DUF2147 domain-containing protein codes for MKKRVFIFVFFLIFALVCFSQDLVIGLWKSVDEKTNEVTGVWNIYEKDGKLFGEMLVTVGHDPEELASSCKESYKGFPKAGKVNEMPLVGTPFIYGLVKKEAGSWHKGYIIDPGDGKYYYCKIKFHKADGKKYKTDTLEMRGEIGLGIGRSQYWLRTDKAETDELIKNNVIKK; via the coding sequence ATGAAGAAAAGAGTATTTATTTTTGTTTTCTTTTTGATTTTTGCTCTTGTCTGTTTTTCTCAAGACCTTGTTATAGGTTTATGGAAAAGTGTAGACGAAAAAACGAATGAGGTTACCGGCGTCTGGAATATTTATGAAAAAGACGGGAAACTTTTTGGTGAGATGCTTGTTACGGTAGGACATGATCCTGAAGAGCTTGCATCTTCTTGTAAGGAATCCTATAAGGGATTTCCGAAAGCCGGAAAGGTAAATGAGATGCCGCTTGTCGGAACTCCCTTTATTTACGGTCTTGTAAAAAAAGAAGCCGGTTCATGGCATAAGGGCTATATCATCGATCCGGGTGACGGCAAGTATTACTATTGTAAAATAAAATTTCACAAGGCTGACGGAAAAAAATACAAGACCGACACCCTTGAAATGCGCGGCGAAATAGGTCTTGGTATAGGCCGTAGCCAGTATTGGCTTAGAACGGACAAGGCCGAAACCGATGAATTGATCAAAAATAATGTTATTAAAAAATAA
- a CDS encoding anaerobic ribonucleoside-triphosphate reductase activating protein: MLAGLQKTTLVNFPRRVSAAVFLPGCNMRCPYCHNAELALASPSSFNGNPESQNDYYELSEIYDFLEKRKNLISGLVISGGEPLMSPALFELIERAKYLELAVKIDTNGLFPERLEEILSSQNLKPDMIALDVKTSPERYGELLASKTASAAEKAKASLLKTIDILKSNSGKIETEYRTVLAPPLVSEAEIKKIASLLPKNARWRLAQFVPGVCLTPEWNSVEPYPLSTAQGLTAAAKSLIPDTELR, encoded by the coding sequence ATGCTTGCAGGTTTACAAAAAACCACCTTAGTTAATTTTCCCCGCCGCGTTTCTGCGGCGGTTTTTTTGCCCGGCTGTAACATGCGATGTCCTTACTGCCACAATGCCGAACTGGCCCTAGCCTCTCCTTCTTCTTTTAACGGAAATCCTGAAAGCCAAAATGATTATTATGAGCTTTCCGAAATTTATGACTTTTTGGAAAAAAGAAAAAATCTTATCTCAGGCCTTGTAATATCGGGAGGAGAACCTCTTATGTCTCCGGCCTTGTTTGAACTAATCGAAAGGGCTAAATATTTGGAGCTTGCGGTTAAAATAGATACAAACGGTCTTTTTCCCGAACGGCTGGAAGAAATTTTAAGCTCCCAAAATCTTAAACCCGACATGATAGCCCTCGATGTAAAAACCTCTCCTGAAAGATACGGAGAGCTTTTAGCTTCAAAAACCGCTTCAGCTGCCGAAAAAGCAAAGGCTTCCCTTTTAAAAACCATAGATATTTTAAAATCAAACAGCGGTAAAATTGAAACAGAATACAGAACGGTTTTAGCCCCTCCTCTGGTATCTGAAGCCGAAATAAAAAAAATAGCCTCCCTCCTGCCTAAAAATGCAAGATGGAGGCTTGCCCAATTTGTACCGGGAGTCTGCTTGACCCCTGAATGGAATTCGGTAGAGCCTTATCCGCTTTCTACCGCTCAAGGCCTTACAGCTGCCGCAAAAAGCCTTATTCCCGATACGGAATTACGCTGA
- the nrdD gene encoding anaerobic ribonucleoside-triphosphate reductase, whose translation MRDIEKVNAEIEEVKKELENVHGTGTEVYARIVGYYRSVRNWNKGKREEYNHRIMFSAENDRIEKTQSEGCCPSISGSLNFSNSENLSEKKEQIA comes from the coding sequence ATGAGAGACATTGAAAAAGTCAATGCAGAAATTGAAGAAGTAAAAAAGGAACTTGAAAATGTTCACGGTACGGGAACAGAGGTTTATGCCAGAATCGTAGGCTACTACCGCTCTGTCCGCAACTGGAACAAGGGAAAACGAGAAGAATATAATCATAGAATTATGTTCTCGGCCGAAAACGACAGAATCGAAAAGACTCAATCGGAAGGCTGCTGCCCGTCCATCAGCGGTTCCTTAAACTTTTCAAATTCGGAAAATCTTTCAGAAAAAAAAGAACAAATAGCCTAA
- a CDS encoding ABC transporter ATP-binding protein, translating to MNIVQVKNLKKTYPLGKVLVEAVKGVDFAIEQGEFVSISGPSGSGKSTILNMIGLIDTPSGGELIINNESIYKESDFASLLKKQNKKVKVPNKLDKKMTVLRHEYLGFIFQSFNLVPVLNVYENIEFPLLFGRAKESKAKQKEWINYLIDKVGLSEWKHHKSNELSGGQRQRVAIARALATKPQIVLADEPTANLDSKTGIQILELMKEVNRELKTTFIFSTHDSKIVDMTDHRIKILDGQILEDTKTNV from the coding sequence ATGAATATTGTACAAGTTAAAAACTTAAAAAAGACTTATCCGTTGGGGAAGGTCTTGGTTGAAGCTGTAAAAGGCGTAGATTTTGCTATTGAGCAAGGAGAATTCGTTTCGATTTCGGGGCCTTCAGGTTCGGGGAAATCTACTATCCTCAATATGATAGGATTGATCGACACACCCTCAGGCGGGGAACTTATCATAAATAATGAGAGTATTTATAAGGAATCGGATTTTGCTTCTCTTTTAAAAAAACAAAATAAAAAAGTTAAGGTTCCTAACAAATTGGATAAAAAGATGACGGTGCTCCGGCACGAATATTTGGGTTTTATCTTTCAATCATTTAACCTTGTACCTGTTTTAAACGTATACGAAAATATAGAGTTCCCGCTTTTGTTTGGAAGAGCAAAAGAAAGTAAAGCAAAACAAAAAGAATGGATTAACTATTTAATAGACAAAGTTGGTTTAAGCGAATGGAAGCACCATAAATCGAACGAGCTTTCAGGAGGTCAAAGACAGAGGGTTGCAATTGCAAGAGCCTTGGCTACAAAACCTCAAATAGTTTTGGCTGATGAACCTACTGCAAACCTTGACTCAAAAACGGGTATCCAAATATTGGAACTTATGAAAGAGGTAAACAGGGAACTTAAAACAACCTTTATCTTTTCGACTCATGATTCAAAGATTGTAGATATGACGGACCACCGCATTAAGATTTTGGACGGTCAAATTCTCGAAGATACAAAAACTAATGTTTAG
- a CDS encoding ABC transporter permease produces MNKTIFKMAVKNLFANKAKMIITLSLIGIGTFLVILGFGILNFSLQQTQDVCISDFSGDVLITGKPEKDSIMVQLLGVFQTVSVSMDRPKMPYLVPFEKVKSKVESLPEVKGLTNSVFASGMLKPVDLPDSWEPEDKNRSSFPYVQILGIEPESYKNLFDTIKIYEGEFPKSSNGKFAMLPRDRKKRFEDYYGRTLKLGDEILISAFAGKARQQKVIITGFFDYTHPDTAIDGIAYFDVDTTRILADMTLGARTAAAIPDSVDLSLSEKSEDELFSDDFDSDIIDTAASSNTKIDYENLLGSTELRDQLNLADNEAWHHIVIKLNDSSKTQSVIKTLNDWFKEEGINAQALDWTLGMAMYYGAIEGTRTLFITMLAILSVVVLIVIMNTLVVAVMQRSSEIGTMRAIGAKKGFVRKIFFAESFFMSCVGVFIGLVLALIGAAVVNAFNIRVGDILAAMFGGKQIRVSISAVSALWTMAAMLLAGLAANWYPVRFALKISPLEAINR; encoded by the coding sequence ATGAATAAGACGATTTTTAAAATGGCGGTAAAAAATCTTTTTGCAAATAAGGCAAAGATGATTATTACCTTATCGCTTATAGGAATAGGAACCTTTTTGGTTATCTTAGGTTTCGGTATCCTAAATTTTTCATTACAGCAAACTCAGGATGTATGTATAAGCGATTTTTCAGGCGATGTTTTAATTACCGGTAAACCTGAAAAAGACAGTATAATGGTTCAGCTTTTGGGAGTTTTTCAGACGGTAAGTGTCAGCATGGATAGACCTAAGATGCCTTATCTGGTTCCTTTTGAAAAGGTTAAGTCCAAGGTTGAAAGCCTTCCCGAAGTAAAAGGCCTTACCAATTCGGTTTTTGCAAGCGGAATGCTTAAGCCTGTTGATCTTCCCGATTCATGGGAGCCTGAGGACAAGAATAGAAGCTCTTTTCCGTATGTACAGATTCTGGGCATTGAGCCTGAAAGCTATAAAAATCTTTTCGATACGATTAAAATTTATGAAGGCGAATTCCCCAAATCTTCAAACGGAAAATTTGCCATGCTTCCCCGCGATAGAAAAAAGAGATTTGAAGATTACTATGGCAGAACTTTAAAGCTCGGAGACGAAATATTGATTTCTGCCTTTGCAGGAAAGGCAAGACAGCAAAAAGTTATTATAACAGGCTTTTTCGATTATACTCATCCCGATACGGCGATAGACGGAATAGCTTACTTTGATGTAGACACAACCCGCATTCTTGCAGATATGACACTGGGAGCGAGGACTGCAGCGGCAATTCCCGATTCTGTCGATCTAAGCCTTTCAGAAAAATCGGAAGATGAACTTTTTTCGGATGATTTCGATTCGGATATTATAGACACTGCTGCGAGCTCAAACACAAAGATTGATTATGAAAATCTTTTGGGAAGTACCGAGTTGCGCGATCAACTCAACCTTGCGGACAACGAGGCGTGGCATCATATCGTAATAAAGCTTAATGATTCTTCAAAAACTCAAAGTGTAATTAAAACATTAAACGACTGGTTTAAGGAAGAAGGAATAAATGCTCAGGCCTTGGACTGGACTCTCGGAATGGCTATGTATTATGGAGCTATAGAAGGCACAAGAACTCTTTTTATTACGATGCTTGCTATTCTTTCCGTGGTAGTTTTAATCGTTATAATGAATACGCTTGTTGTTGCCGTTATGCAAAGAAGTTCCGAAATAGGAACAATGAGGGCTATAGGTGCTAAAAAAGGCTTTGTAAGAAAGATATTTTTTGCGGAATCGTTTTTTATGTCCTGTGTAGGAGTTTTTATAGGCTTGGTGCTTGCTCTTATCGGGGCAGCCGTAGTTAATGCTTTTAATATCAGAGTTGGAGATATACTTGCAGCCATGTTCGGCGGAAAGCAAATAAGAGTAAGTATTTCTGCCGTTTCTGCTCTTTGGACAATGGCTGCAATGCTTTTAGCAGGCCTTGCCGCAAACTGGTATCCTGTAAGGTTTGCCTTAAAGATAAGCCCTCTTGAAGCAATCAACCGTTAA